A single window of Archangium gephyra DNA harbors:
- a CDS encoding MG2 domain-containing protein produces the protein MRYSARIAVLAALVCAGVAAAKPLYITVPRAYGSSEPVAVDVAFENKGPVELRVLKPADTDAFIRAQGDVRRAWQVPPTTANPGNALSRGLNAAHSPGSFLLFALNEDFRKSVAPGLPARPPAPPGRPLARVSEGPEKLVGVPAGFSVVRSQWLNLDLGGSEREFSVPGFDTSFYSGGFEERRVTLPPLPVGTYILQLVQGRVEGQVVLVVTDLTVQLKQTDGQVLVRVAGRDQKPRAGAQVQVYLASGKGPAGTTDDKGEVTLAVQEPRLIATAASGGDTAIVDTDFYSSLAVAPDVFIYSDRPIYKPGDEVRFRGLVRQPDSFLARLFTPRRRDVAVKLVSAEGREIRTSAKVDEFGSFNGTLKVPADLGTGVLRVMAELDTQPHQGEARVQDYVKPTFYLELQPERETVVPGETLRATVKARRYAGGVPPGAKYEVFLYRSLLDAPAWVDDAGLGGQGSAVTYGSASTSEGRLSVPERLFSTVAERGAEEDPWASAATFDANGDAQIEIAVPALKPGEERLPYRYTLTVRARDDQQTFANASAAFFLSKVEVLGSTRYSAAVVKKGTEATLGIRATTLSGKPYGATPGEVEFVLRKADGSEKSLGKKSFTTAADGAYREKVPTSDAGAVVARVTVKDKGGEAWTGEDQLLVIGEASEPVAQVPNLTLASLSGTLEPGDTAQLVALLPDGWGPGGSDEGPVWVTLTGSGVYGTQLVEQKGRTLVHAFEVEKRFGSAVYASVAYPTASGRWEERTVGFRVIPSERTLSVSLQPRRAEATPLTEQVIDVRVTDHEGQGVVAQLSVGVVDKAVYAIQNEFRPKVLDFFYPVGRNNVATFFSAEFQGYGYGEALARKLAGLPDHAFASIKPPTRQAKDLDRDTAYWSPTVVTDRDGRATLRFKLPSNQTLWVVTGVAADTSGRFGESTAEFATRGGLNLYAALPQFLRQGDEALASVRLSAGELSKGSQLLDVRLAAAGVLESSEATQKVELGQGGEQVLPITLKAKGPGSAELAVEVTGGKEPLRDRRAVAVRPAVLEEPVKVSRWGGGSLALPAAQGAAVSEVQLVLQPSLVDAALSNVRELLTYPYGCLEQLVSTTVPNVALFQTLKKAGTLESLDTDSQALLAEARSRSVQGTARILEMSVRGGGFTWFSGYSTPDLPMTLIALDGLAYAVEAGLVDRNDPRITESLRWLEAQEGLPFEWDATRAWVLARLDGERQAARVRALVEAAQPGDLYPLALAVLAAEKSGVMKEPALKGRIDELVARSNEGFVSLANLPAPSEAMWRYPLRRVGLTAILGHAASFGKLDVDKARRRLLESLTEPGLSTFDRSTALLHSMWLIERDAKEFRKLAPPEVKGAKGPVRFSPRGMGLVATLEPGTRTVDVADFAGVATLRAMAATPLAEVKPVAEGMSLQRAYYVLREGGRVKLEPGVSVSQGEEVYVELTLDARGDNRERSAYYVVEDAVPAGFVPLVEDKEFRGPPHALPLAPEALKRRSLSPERATFFFEEPAWWSDSPRTVGYVMRAQFAGTFSAPPAFIEDMYVPGIRGRTGTDVLKVAPSQRGPGDVGPGGW, from the coding sequence ATGAGGTACTCCGCTCGCATCGCGGTGCTGGCCGCGCTGGTGTGCGCTGGCGTGGCGGCGGCCAAGCCGCTCTACATCACCGTTCCCCGTGCCTATGGCAGCAGTGAGCCGGTGGCCGTGGACGTGGCCTTCGAGAACAAGGGGCCCGTGGAGCTGCGGGTCCTCAAGCCCGCGGACACCGACGCCTTCATCCGCGCGCAGGGAGACGTCCGGCGCGCCTGGCAGGTTCCGCCCACCACGGCGAACCCCGGCAATGCCCTCAGCCGCGGCCTCAACGCCGCGCACTCGCCGGGCTCGTTCCTGCTGTTCGCCCTGAACGAGGACTTCCGCAAGTCCGTGGCGCCGGGCCTTCCCGCGCGTCCGCCCGCGCCTCCGGGCCGTCCGCTCGCCCGCGTGTCCGAGGGCCCCGAGAAGCTCGTGGGTGTGCCCGCCGGTTTCTCCGTGGTGCGCAGCCAGTGGTTGAACCTGGACCTCGGCGGCTCCGAGCGCGAGTTCAGCGTCCCGGGCTTCGACACCTCGTTCTACAGCGGCGGCTTCGAGGAGCGCCGCGTGACGCTCCCGCCGCTGCCGGTGGGCACGTACATCCTCCAGCTCGTCCAGGGCCGCGTGGAGGGGCAGGTGGTGCTCGTCGTCACGGACCTGACCGTGCAGCTCAAGCAGACGGACGGACAGGTGCTGGTGCGCGTGGCGGGGAGGGATCAGAAGCCGCGCGCCGGTGCGCAGGTGCAGGTGTACCTGGCCTCGGGCAAGGGCCCCGCGGGCACCACGGACGACAAGGGCGAGGTGACGCTGGCCGTGCAGGAGCCGCGCCTCATCGCCACGGCGGCGTCGGGCGGGGACACCGCCATCGTGGACACGGACTTCTACTCGTCGCTGGCGGTGGCGCCGGACGTGTTCATCTACAGCGACCGGCCCATCTACAAGCCGGGTGACGAGGTGCGGTTCCGCGGCCTGGTGCGCCAGCCGGACAGCTTCCTCGCACGCCTCTTCACGCCGCGGCGGCGTGACGTGGCGGTGAAGCTCGTCTCGGCCGAGGGCCGGGAAATCCGCACGAGCGCGAAGGTGGACGAGTTCGGAAGCTTCAACGGCACGCTGAAGGTACCGGCGGACCTCGGCACGGGTGTGCTGCGCGTGATGGCCGAGCTGGACACGCAGCCGCACCAGGGCGAGGCACGGGTGCAGGACTACGTGAAGCCCACCTTCTACCTGGAGCTGCAGCCGGAGCGGGAGACGGTGGTGCCGGGCGAGACGCTGCGGGCCACGGTGAAGGCGCGGCGGTACGCGGGCGGAGTGCCTCCGGGGGCGAAGTACGAGGTGTTCCTCTACCGCTCGCTGCTGGACGCGCCGGCCTGGGTGGATGACGCGGGCCTGGGCGGGCAGGGAAGCGCGGTGACGTACGGGAGCGCCTCGACGTCGGAGGGCCGGCTGAGCGTCCCCGAGCGTCTGTTCTCCACGGTGGCCGAGCGCGGCGCGGAGGAGGACCCGTGGGCGAGCGCCGCGACGTTCGACGCCAACGGGGATGCGCAGATTGAGATCGCGGTGCCCGCGCTCAAGCCGGGCGAGGAGCGGCTGCCGTACCGCTACACGCTCACCGTGCGCGCGCGGGATGATCAGCAGACGTTCGCCAACGCGAGCGCCGCCTTCTTCCTCTCGAAGGTGGAGGTGCTGGGCAGCACGCGCTACTCGGCGGCGGTGGTGAAGAAGGGCACCGAGGCCACGCTGGGCATCCGTGCCACCACGCTCTCCGGCAAGCCCTACGGCGCCACGCCGGGCGAGGTGGAGTTCGTGCTGCGCAAGGCGGATGGTAGCGAGAAGAGCCTGGGCAAGAAGAGCTTCACCACGGCGGCGGATGGCGCGTACCGCGAGAAGGTGCCCACCTCGGACGCGGGCGCGGTGGTGGCGCGCGTCACGGTGAAGGACAAGGGCGGCGAGGCCTGGACGGGTGAGGATCAGCTGCTCGTCATCGGCGAGGCCTCGGAGCCGGTGGCGCAGGTGCCCAATCTGACGCTGGCGTCGCTCTCGGGCACGCTGGAGCCGGGTGACACGGCGCAGCTGGTGGCGCTGCTGCCGGACGGCTGGGGCCCGGGGGGCTCGGACGAGGGCCCGGTGTGGGTGACGCTCACGGGCTCGGGGGTGTACGGCACGCAGCTGGTGGAGCAGAAGGGCCGCACGCTGGTGCACGCCTTCGAGGTGGAGAAGCGCTTCGGCAGCGCGGTGTATGCCTCGGTGGCGTACCCGACGGCCTCGGGCCGTTGGGAGGAGCGCACGGTGGGCTTCCGCGTCATTCCCTCCGAGCGCACCCTGAGTGTCTCGTTGCAGCCCCGGCGCGCCGAGGCCACGCCGCTCACCGAGCAGGTCATCGACGTGCGGGTGACGGACCACGAGGGCCAGGGCGTGGTGGCGCAGCTGTCGGTGGGCGTGGTGGACAAGGCCGTCTACGCCATCCAGAACGAGTTCCGCCCGAAGGTGCTGGACTTCTTCTACCCGGTGGGCCGCAACAACGTGGCCACCTTCTTCTCGGCCGAGTTCCAGGGCTACGGCTACGGCGAGGCGCTGGCGCGGAAGCTGGCGGGGCTGCCGGATCATGCCTTCGCCTCCATCAAGCCGCCCACGCGGCAGGCGAAGGACCTGGATCGGGACACGGCGTACTGGAGCCCCACGGTGGTGACGGACCGGGACGGGCGGGCGACGCTGCGCTTCAAGCTGCCGTCCAACCAGACGCTGTGGGTGGTGACGGGCGTGGCGGCGGACACCTCGGGCCGCTTCGGCGAGTCCACGGCGGAGTTCGCCACGCGCGGAGGGCTCAACCTGTACGCCGCGCTGCCGCAGTTCCTCCGGCAGGGAGACGAGGCGCTGGCCTCGGTGCGCCTGTCCGCGGGCGAGCTGTCCAAGGGCAGCCAGTTGCTGGACGTGCGGCTCGCGGCGGCGGGGGTGCTCGAGTCCTCCGAGGCGACGCAGAAGGTGGAGCTGGGCCAGGGCGGCGAGCAGGTGCTGCCCATCACCTTGAAGGCGAAGGGACCGGGCTCGGCCGAGCTGGCGGTGGAGGTGACGGGAGGCAAGGAGCCGCTGCGCGACAGGCGCGCGGTGGCGGTGCGGCCGGCGGTGCTGGAGGAGCCGGTGAAGGTGTCGCGGTGGGGCGGCGGCTCGCTGGCCCTGCCCGCGGCGCAGGGCGCGGCGGTGTCCGAGGTACAGCTGGTGTTGCAGCCCTCGCTGGTGGACGCGGCGCTCTCCAACGTGCGCGAGCTGCTCACGTACCCGTACGGGTGCCTGGAGCAGTTGGTGTCCACCACGGTGCCCAACGTGGCGCTGTTCCAGACGCTGAAGAAGGCGGGGACGCTGGAGTCGCTCGACACGGACAGCCAGGCGCTGCTGGCCGAGGCGCGCAGCCGCTCGGTGCAGGGCACGGCGCGCATCCTGGAGATGTCCGTGCGCGGGGGCGGCTTCACCTGGTTCAGCGGCTACAGCACGCCGGATCTGCCCATGACGCTCATCGCCCTGGACGGGCTGGCGTACGCGGTGGAGGCCGGGCTGGTGGACCGGAATGATCCGCGCATCACCGAGAGCCTGCGCTGGCTGGAGGCCCAGGAGGGGTTGCCCTTCGAGTGGGACGCCACGCGGGCCTGGGTGCTGGCGCGGCTGGACGGGGAGCGGCAGGCGGCCCGGGTGCGCGCGCTGGTGGAGGCCGCGCAGCCGGGAGACCTGTACCCGCTGGCGCTGGCGGTGCTGGCCGCGGAGAAGTCGGGCGTGATGAAGGAGCCCGCGCTCAAGGGCCGCATCGACGAGCTGGTGGCCCGGAGCAACGAGGGCTTCGTCTCGCTCGCCAACCTGCCCGCGCCGAGCGAGGCGATGTGGCGCTACCCGCTGCGCCGGGTGGGCCTCACCGCGATCCTCGGGCACGCGGCGTCCTTCGGGAAGCTGGACGTGGACAAGGCGCGCCGGCGGTTGCTGGAGTCCCTGACGGAGCCGGGGCTGTCCACCTTCGATCGGAGCACGGCGCTGCTGCACTCGATGTGGCTCATCGAGCGCGACGCGAAGGAGTTCCGCAAGCTGGCGCCGCCGGAGGTGAAGGGAGCGAAGGGCCCGGTGCGTTTCTCGCCGCGAGGCATGGGGCTGGTGGCGACGCTGGAGCCGGGGACGCGCACGGTGGACGTGGCGGACTTCGCGGGCGTGGCGACGCTGAGGGCCATGGCGGCCACGCCGCTGGCGGAGGTGAAGCCGGTGGCCGAGGGCATGAGCCTCCAGCGCGCGTATTACGTGCTGCGCGAGGGCGGGCGGGTGAAGCTCGAGCCGGGCGTCAGCGTCAGCCAGGGCGAGGAGGTGTACGTGGAGCTCACGCTGGATGCGCGCGGCGACAACCGGGAGCGCTCGGCGTACTACGTGGTGGAGGACGCGGTGCCGGCGGGCTTCGTGCCGCTGGTGGAGGACAAGGAGTTCCGCGGTCCGCCGCACGCGCTGCCGCTGGCACCCGAGGCCCTCAAGCGCCGCTCGCTGAGCCCCGAGCGGGCCACGTTCTTCTTCGAGGAGCCGGCGTGGTGGAGCGACAGTCCGCGCACGGTGGGGTACGTGATGCGGGCGCAGTTCGCGGGCACCTTCTCCGCGCCGCCGGCCTTCATCGAGGACATGTACGTGCCGGGCATCCGCGGGCGCACGGGGACGGACGTGCTGAAGGTGGCGCCGTCCCAGCGCGGCCCGGGAGACGTGGGCCCGGGCGGGTGGTGA
- a CDS encoding DUF1175 family protein gives MSALFLLLTLQAATPASAEALESLLRREVAQVALAQVRRMDPVWHPDQRDCAGLVRFAFRGAYRRFHPERLASPLWLDDKGRPGDFADAETLLAHSFVPLGRDEATRESLRSGDLVAFRQERDAGPIFHLMLVVRPEDKAHAPTRIVYHPGDKGAAVRTGVLQSLVTEAPLEWRPVPQNTAFLGFFRFKEWMR, from the coding sequence ATGAGTGCGCTGTTCCTGCTCCTGACGCTCCAGGCGGCCACGCCCGCTTCCGCCGAGGCCCTCGAGTCGCTGCTGCGGCGCGAGGTGGCCCAGGTGGCGCTCGCCCAGGTGCGCCGCATGGACCCGGTCTGGCACCCGGACCAGCGCGACTGCGCCGGGCTGGTGCGCTTCGCCTTCCGGGGCGCGTACCGGCGCTTCCACCCCGAGCGGCTCGCCTCGCCCCTGTGGCTCGACGACAAGGGCCGGCCCGGTGACTTCGCCGATGCCGAGACGTTGCTGGCGCACAGCTTCGTGCCGCTCGGCCGTGACGAGGCCACGCGCGAGTCGCTGCGCTCGGGCGATCTCGTGGCCTTCCGCCAGGAGCGCGACGCCGGCCCCATCTTCCACCTGATGCTCGTGGTGCGCCCCGAGGACAAGGCGCACGCCCCCACGCGCATCGTCTACCACCCGGGCGACAAGGGGGCCGCGGTGCGCACCGGCGTCCTCCAGTCGCTCGTCACCGAGGCTCCGCTGGAGTGGCGCCCGGTGCCCCAGAACACCGCCTTTCTCGGCTTCTTCCGCTTCAAGGAGTGGATGCGATGA
- a CDS encoding DUF2135 domain-containing protein gives MLPVLLAVLLSQAPTAPSRQQGVPIGQGKTLPTVRLTAPSGGWTVDRMLLVEGTVSDTTIDPVVISINGDRYLMRTFSGRFKRKFPAASGKNVVTLMATNQAGTARAQATSYAQIPPVPLKAILTSDTQGVYTDLHIYEPTQDSVSTPKAGEGPVLDLKKMGHVYWADTDSPSGGTFYLNEQGGSFDDPAYGPYLYVHRAPPKGLYLIATNYWPSGDKAHTVATLNVVLYEGTPQELRRMVRIPLATPGTTRVLAWINVLGEGKAEVYVPSQDPAPKGSSWPRNLDEAVKTLTSGGVDSEG, from the coding sequence ATGCTGCCCGTACTCCTGGCCGTGCTGCTCTCCCAGGCCCCGACCGCGCCCTCCCGTCAGCAGGGCGTTCCCATCGGCCAGGGCAAGACGCTGCCCACCGTGCGCCTCACCGCTCCCTCCGGCGGTTGGACCGTGGACCGGATGCTGCTCGTCGAGGGCACCGTGAGCGACACCACCATCGATCCGGTGGTCATCTCCATCAACGGCGACCGCTACCTGATGCGCACCTTCAGCGGGCGCTTCAAGCGCAAATTCCCCGCCGCCAGTGGCAAGAACGTCGTCACCCTCATGGCCACCAATCAGGCCGGCACCGCGCGCGCCCAGGCCACGAGCTACGCGCAGATTCCTCCCGTGCCGCTCAAGGCCATCCTCACCAGCGACACCCAGGGCGTCTACACCGACCTCCACATCTACGAGCCCACCCAGGACAGTGTCTCCACCCCCAAGGCGGGCGAGGGGCCGGTGCTCGACTTGAAGAAGATGGGCCACGTCTACTGGGCCGACACCGACAGCCCCAGCGGCGGCACCTTCTACCTCAACGAGCAGGGCGGCTCCTTCGACGACCCCGCCTACGGGCCCTACCTCTACGTCCACCGCGCGCCCCCCAAGGGCCTCTATCTCATCGCCACCAACTACTGGCCCAGCGGCGACAAGGCCCACACCGTGGCCACCCTCAACGTCGTCCTCTACGAGGGCACTCCCCAGGAGCTGCGCCGCATGGTGCGCATCCCGCTCGCCACCCCCGGCACCACGCGCGTGCTCGCCTGGATCAACGTGCTCGGCGAGGGCAAGGCCGAGGTGTACGTGCCCTCGCAGGACCCCGCGCCCAAGGGCTCCTCGTGGCCTCGCAACCTGGACGAGGCCGTCAAGACGCTCACCAGCGGCGGCGTGGACTCGGAAGGCTGA
- a CDS encoding restriction endonuclease, which translates to MVGNEDAYKSRIRAMNWARLRAFHERLVEGRLEGWEPGKAFEYLVLRAFDLEGATVKWPYITAVSLSESGGETEQIDGAIYVDGLACIVEAKDTADTVDIAPIAKMRNQLLRRPSSAVGLIFSRGGFSRPVTTLVKFVAPQTILLWTGDEVAHALKHRTFREGLNTKYRRSVEQGLGLHDVLEDNT; encoded by the coding sequence GTGGTGGGAAACGAGGACGCGTACAAGTCGCGAATCAGGGCCATGAACTGGGCCCGGCTGAGGGCCTTTCACGAGCGGCTCGTCGAAGGACGGTTGGAGGGGTGGGAGCCCGGAAAGGCGTTCGAGTACCTGGTGCTCCGGGCCTTCGATCTCGAGGGCGCCACGGTGAAGTGGCCCTACATCACCGCTGTCTCCCTCTCGGAATCCGGGGGAGAGACGGAACAGATCGATGGAGCCATCTACGTGGACGGCCTCGCCTGCATCGTGGAGGCAAAGGACACCGCCGACACGGTGGACATCGCGCCCATCGCCAAGATGCGGAACCAGTTGCTTCGCAGGCCTTCGAGCGCCGTGGGGTTGATCTTCAGTCGAGGGGGGTTCTCCCGCCCGGTCACGACGCTCGTCAAATTCGTCGCACCACAGACGATCCTGCTGTGGACGGGCGATGAGGTCGCCCACGCCCTGAAACACCGGACGTTCCGAGAAGGACTGAACACGAAGTACAGGCGCAGCGTCGAGCAGGGTCTCGGCCTGCATGACGTGCTGGAGGACAACACGTGA
- a CDS encoding monovalent cation:proton antiporter-2 (CPA2) family protein yields the protein MSILNEVAIFLIAAVIAVPLFKRLGLGSILGYLAAGALIGRSGLKLIREPEHVLHFAEFGVVLFLFIVGLELQPARLWALRRSVFGLGLAQVVLSALVLTGAGMLLGLSMKAALIAGLGLSLSSTAIALQLLGERQQLTARHGRESFAILLFQDLAVIPLLAILPLLSERPEVAGGGGGQGLLLSLLKVVAVLAVVVLSGRFLVRPAFRLIASTQLQELFTAATLLVVVGVALLMNFAGISMALGTFLAGVLLADSEYRHELEADIEPFKGLLLGLFFIAVGMSMNLELVTERPLLIAACVVGVMVLKGGVLFWLGRPMGLMLQGRRIMALALAQGGEFGFVLFGAAATAGVMDSALTEQLVVVVSLSMAATPILLALHDRVVERLLRRSVPAEYDHLEDAEQQPVIIAGFGRYGQIIGRVLNMLDIGFTALEVSPEQVDFLRRYGNKIYYGDASRLDLLRAAGAGKAKLFVLAIDDPDASVRTAQLVRANFPGLPVYARARNRAHAYQLLDEGVKILNRETLLSSLEMAGFVLQGLGFDEERARHIMERFRSYDEQLLQKQYAVYQDEEKLLQTAQQAREELRSLFEQDNRPQTQAQLQEDGADQPHASTPPRSQPPTA from the coding sequence ATGAGCATCCTCAACGAAGTCGCCATCTTCCTCATCGCCGCGGTCATCGCGGTGCCCCTCTTCAAGCGGTTGGGGCTCGGCTCCATCCTCGGCTATCTGGCCGCGGGTGCCCTCATTGGCCGCTCGGGCCTGAAGCTCATCAGGGAACCCGAGCACGTCCTGCACTTCGCCGAGTTCGGCGTCGTGCTGTTCCTCTTCATCGTTGGCCTCGAGCTCCAACCCGCCCGCCTCTGGGCCCTGCGGCGCTCCGTCTTCGGGCTCGGCCTCGCGCAGGTGGTGCTCAGCGCCCTCGTGCTCACGGGCGCCGGCATGTTGCTCGGCCTGTCCATGAAGGCCGCCCTCATCGCCGGGCTCGGCCTGTCGCTGTCCTCGACGGCCATCGCCCTCCAGTTGCTCGGCGAGCGCCAGCAACTCACTGCCCGTCACGGCCGCGAGAGCTTCGCCATCCTCCTGTTCCAGGATCTCGCCGTCATCCCCCTGCTGGCGATCCTCCCCCTGCTCTCGGAGCGGCCCGAGGTCGCCGGGGGCGGCGGAGGCCAGGGGCTCCTCCTGTCCTTGCTCAAGGTGGTGGCCGTGCTGGCCGTGGTGGTGCTGAGCGGACGCTTCCTGGTGCGCCCCGCCTTCCGGCTCATCGCCTCCACCCAGCTGCAGGAGCTCTTCACCGCCGCCACGCTCCTGGTGGTGGTGGGCGTGGCGCTCCTGATGAACTTCGCCGGCATCTCCATGGCCCTCGGCACGTTCCTCGCGGGCGTGCTGCTCGCGGACTCCGAGTACCGTCACGAGCTGGAGGCGGACATCGAGCCCTTCAAGGGCCTGCTGCTCGGGCTCTTCTTCATCGCGGTGGGCATGTCCATGAACCTGGAGCTCGTCACCGAGCGGCCGCTGCTCATCGCCGCGTGCGTGGTGGGGGTGATGGTGCTCAAGGGCGGTGTCCTCTTCTGGCTCGGGCGGCCCATGGGGCTGATGCTCCAGGGGCGGCGCATCATGGCGCTGGCGCTCGCCCAGGGCGGCGAGTTCGGCTTCGTGCTCTTCGGGGCCGCCGCCACCGCCGGGGTGATGGACAGCGCGCTCACCGAGCAACTCGTGGTGGTGGTGTCCCTGTCCATGGCCGCCACGCCGATCCTGCTGGCGCTGCATGACCGCGTGGTCGAGCGCCTGCTGCGGCGCTCCGTGCCCGCGGAGTATGACCACCTGGAGGATGCGGAGCAGCAGCCGGTGATCATCGCCGGCTTCGGGCGGTACGGGCAGATCATCGGACGCGTGCTGAACATGCTGGACATCGGCTTCACCGCGCTGGAGGTGAGCCCCGAGCAGGTCGACTTCCTGCGCCGCTACGGCAACAAGATCTACTACGGGGATGCCTCGCGGCTGGATCTGCTGCGCGCCGCGGGAGCGGGCAAGGCGAAGCTGTTCGTGCTGGCCATCGATGACCCGGACGCCTCGGTGCGTACGGCGCAGCTCGTGCGCGCCAACTTCCCGGGGTTGCCCGTCTATGCCCGGGCCCGCAACCGCGCGCATGCCTACCAGCTGCTGGACGAGGGCGTGAAGATCCTCAACCGGGAGACGCTGCTGTCGAGCCTGGAGATGGCCGGCTTCGTGCTCCAGGGGCTCGGCTTCGACGAGGAGCGGGCCCGGCACATCATGGAGCGCTTCCGCTCCTACGATGAGCAGTTGCTCCAGAAGCAGTACGCGGTGTACCAGGACGAGGAGAAGCTCTTGCAGACGGCGCAGCAGGCCCGTGAGGAGCTGCGCTCGCTCTTCGAGCAGGACAACCGGCCCCAGACACAGGCCCAGCTGCAGGAGGACGGAGCGGACCAGCCCCATGCGTCCACTCCGCCACGTTCCCAGCCTCCTACGGCTTGA
- a CDS encoding LysR family transcriptional regulator gives MERVALRDRLEDMLSFTAVARALSFAEGARELGISASALSRRIARLEDALGTALLRRTTRHVSLTEAGTLYLERCTDVLTRVEDAEALVSGLAGEPRGRLRVAVPNVFGQLQVAPLLPDFLRRYPRIGLEFSFMDRYVDLVQEGFDVAIRIGALSDSSLVVRRLATNHRLLVAAPSYLRGRRPLAKPEDLAHHACLYFSPLSDGQAWSLQRGAARVTARGRPVLVADNAEALRQAAVAGCGVTVLATFLIAEDLRAGRLVRVLEEWSVPDTGIFAVHPPGRLVPSKVRAFVSFLAERYAGTPPWERGRAGK, from the coding sequence ATGGAGCGCGTGGCACTGAGGGACAGACTGGAGGACATGCTCAGCTTCACGGCGGTGGCGCGGGCGCTGAGCTTCGCGGAGGGGGCGCGCGAGCTGGGCATCAGCGCCTCCGCCCTGAGCCGGCGCATCGCCCGGCTGGAGGACGCGCTGGGCACCGCGCTCCTGCGGCGCACCACGCGCCACGTGTCCTTGACGGAAGCCGGGACGCTGTACCTGGAGCGGTGCACCGACGTGCTCACCCGGGTGGAGGACGCGGAGGCGCTCGTCTCGGGCCTGGCGGGAGAGCCCCGGGGGCGGCTGCGGGTGGCCGTGCCAAACGTGTTCGGCCAGCTCCAGGTGGCGCCGCTGCTGCCGGACTTCCTGCGCCGCTACCCGCGCATCGGGCTGGAGTTCTCGTTCATGGACCGCTACGTGGACCTCGTACAGGAGGGGTTCGACGTGGCCATCCGCATCGGCGCGCTCTCGGACTCCAGCCTCGTGGTGCGCCGGCTCGCGACGAATCACCGCCTCCTTGTCGCGGCCCCCTCCTACCTCCGGGGCCGGCGGCCGCTGGCGAAGCCGGAGGACCTCGCGCACCACGCGTGCCTCTATTTCAGCCCGCTGTCGGACGGTCAGGCGTGGAGCCTCCAGCGAGGGGCGGCGCGGGTGACCGCACGAGGCCGCCCGGTGCTCGTCGCGGACAACGCCGAGGCGCTGCGGCAGGCGGCGGTGGCGGGCTGTGGTGTCACCGTGCTGGCCACGTTCCTCATCGCGGAGGACCTGCGCGCCGGGCGGCTCGTGCGAGTGCTGGAGGAGTGGTCCGTGCCAGACACCGGCATCTTCGCGGTGCATCCGCCGGGGCGGCTGGTGCCGTCGAAGGTGAGGGCCTTCGTCTCCTTCCTCGCGGAGCGGTACGCGGGCACGCCTCCGTGGGAGAGGGGTCGAGCAGGGAAATGA
- a CDS encoding SMP-30/gluconolactonase/LRE family protein: MTDTKGSKPFQEKRGSRVLAALTALLLTAAAPARPHRERLPLPEGFTYPNGITHAEDGTLFIGAVSDGRILRRAPGGEWTVLFPGSEELFAVTSLRLDAPRGLLWGTSPDVMGLLRPDGTLGRRAPRLFAVDARTGELRRIVPVPEGGLGNDLTVAPDGGLYVTDSTRASVLYLRPGGEQLETYVSDARFVSKAAGLSGVGPAGIALAPDGRTLAVNTYGPGRLFLVHPGAVGVAPSVSEVELPRRLENPDGMRFAGDGRLLVLEGAANSGDGRVVRIEVLGKASGPRPIEVLASGMESPVNLTVEANGRVWVTEARLRDRLLKGAAAKVPDAFWVTKLVLGD, translated from the coding sequence ATGACGGACACGAAGGGTTCGAAGCCGTTCCAGGAGAAGAGGGGCTCGCGCGTCCTGGCGGCCCTCACCGCGCTGCTGCTCACGGCCGCGGCCCCCGCGCGGCCCCACCGCGAGCGGCTGCCGCTGCCCGAGGGCTTCACGTACCCCAATGGCATCACCCACGCGGAGGACGGGACGCTCTTCATCGGCGCCGTGTCGGACGGGCGTATCCTGCGCCGGGCTCCGGGAGGCGAATGGACGGTGCTGTTCCCCGGCTCCGAGGAGCTCTTCGCCGTGACGAGCCTGCGGCTCGATGCGCCACGCGGCCTGCTGTGGGGCACCTCGCCCGACGTCATGGGACTGCTGCGTCCCGATGGCACCCTGGGGAGGCGTGCGCCCCGGCTCTTCGCCGTGGATGCGCGCACGGGCGAGCTCCGGCGCATCGTCCCCGTGCCGGAGGGGGGCCTGGGAAACGACCTCACCGTCGCTCCCGATGGCGGCCTGTACGTGACGGATAGCACGCGGGCCTCCGTCCTCTACCTGCGCCCCGGAGGTGAGCAGCTCGAGACGTACGTGTCCGATGCCCGCTTCGTGTCCAAGGCGGCGGGGCTCTCTGGCGTGGGCCCCGCGGGCATCGCGCTGGCGCCGGATGGGCGGACGCTCGCCGTCAACACGTATGGGCCGGGCCGGCTCTTCCTCGTGCACCCGGGAGCCGTGGGGGTGGCTCCCTCCGTGAGCGAGGTGGAGTTGCCGCGCCGTCTGGAGAATCCGGATGGAATGCGCTTCGCGGGAGATGGCCGGCTGCTCGTGCTGGAGGGGGCGGCGAACAGTGGCGATGGGCGCGTGGTCCGCATCGAGGTGCTCGGAAAGGCCTCCGGCCCGAGACCCATCGAGGTGCTGGCCTCCGGCATGGAGTCTCCCGTCAACCTCACGGTGGAAGCGAACGGCCGCGTCTGGGTGACCGAGGCCCGGTTGCGGGACAGGTTGCTGAAGGGCGCGGCGGCGAAGGTGCCGGACGCGTTCTGGGTGACGAAGCTGGTGCTCGGAGATTGA